A single Gasterosteus aculeatus chromosome 2, fGasAcu3.hap1.1, whole genome shotgun sequence DNA region contains:
- the LOC120829923 gene encoding Ig-like V-type domain-containing protein FAM187A: protein MLYPSSSPILLLILLLLLLLLGPGAWSYEAPEDKQDAFARKACPAFLTFTNAAFLAGVTVEVPCRCKPQQIQSVVWFFRKHLSGSKETRALTDHHGNRLLDPDSVPHGGGLRSRFSIRLFSLLIFRAEPADSGIYICGSVHRDFFYGYDLDIQEARTLSFIRRLPSESISQKNEERKRLVSTKPLYQVFTSFRPWSVCDRCGLPGEQVRVGLCYVHSHYLHVRFRRANQTVTSCGSGAVLRAFGRLRQSSVGAKLEVKSCEATCGDRASQSTKITALMAFLGLNSASLPVFYLKAPTDRTLTLGCPGARPDMAVAWDRGFKPVYRSERWAGRNLSDTPPRLHVDTGHNLVFQPAKTPDSGVYYCWLEGHRAAEIRLLVYVHLGRGQSVTLHPDFWEAMFFLLRSYVGMTALFCLLLLFRAGVRHRDTRETHDD from the exons ATGCTTtatccatcctcctctcccatcctcctcctcattctcctcctcctcctcctccttctgggtCCCGGGGCGTGGAGCTACGAGGCTCCTGAGGATAAGCAGGATGCCTTTGCTAGAAAAGCCTGCCCTGCTTTCCTGACCTTCACCAACGCTGCCTTTCTGGCTGGAGTCACAGTGGAGGTGCCCTGCCGCTGCAAACCACAACAG atccAATCAGTTGTCTGGTTCTTTCGGAAACATTTGAGTGGCTCCAAGGAGACCAGAGCCCTGACagatcaccatggcaaccgccTGCTTGACCCTGACAGTGTCCCTCACGGTGGCGGGCTGCGGAGTCGATTCTCCATCCGTCTCTTCAGCCTGCTGATCTTCAGAGCAGAGCCTGCCGACTCGGGCATCTACATCTGCGGTTCTGTGCACAGGGACTTCTTCTATGGTTACGACCTGGACATCCAGGAGGCCCGAACACTCAGCTTCATACGCAG GCTCCCTTCTGAAAGTATCAgccagaaaaatgaagaaagaaaaagacttgTCTCTACTAAGCCGCTGTACCAGGTCTTCACCAGCTTCAGGCCCTGGTCGGTCTGCGATCGCTGCGGACTACCTGGAGAGCAAGTGCGTGTGGGACTGTGCTACGTCCACTCGCACTACCTGCACGTACGCTTCCGACGGGCCAATCAGACAGTCACCTCCTGCGGCTCAGGAGCAGTGCTCAGGGCGTTTGGACGGCTGAGGCAAAGCAGCGTGGGGGCCAAGCTGGAGGTGAAAAGCTGTGAAGCAACTTGTGGAGATCGAGCTTCTCAATCCACCAAAATCACTGCTTTGATGGCATTTCTTGGATTGAA TTCTGCTTCACTGCCGGTGTTCTACCTGAAAGCTCCTACGGACCGTACCCTCACCCTGGGCTGTCCCGGGGCACGTCCCGACATGGCCGTGGCCTGGGACAGAGGCTTTAAACCCGTCTATCGATCTGAACGCTGGGCAGGTCGTAACCTCAGCGACACGCCCCCCAGGCTGCACGTGGACACCGGACACAACTTGGTGTTTCAACCTGCAAAAACTCCAGACTCTG GTGTCTACTACTGCTGGCTGGAGGGTCACCGGGCTGCTGAGATCCGTCTGCTGGTCTACGTCCATCTGGGCCGGGGACAGTCAGTGACCTTACATCCTGACTTCTGggaagcaatgttttttttgttgagatcTTATGTTGGCATGACAGCTCTGTTttgcctgctgctgttgttcagAGCTGGagtgagacacagagacaccagAGAAACACATGACGATTAA